A window from Dunckerocampus dactyliophorus isolate RoL2022-P2 chromosome 15, RoL_Ddac_1.1, whole genome shotgun sequence encodes these proteins:
- the mrpl42 gene encoding 39S ribosomal protein L42, mitochondrial, which yields MASGHLSKINRLLNCCKLQHAQSCLVPSREASSVRGPSIDERSDVEIGLTSDGSTVVCYHPSVDIPYELTHPVERPDPVSSMPENHDQVLKAHLSKEVLRDKQGPTIEELSKMFYTTKHRWYPVGQYHMRRIKKDPPKDR from the exons ATGGCGTCGGGtcatttgagcaaaataaacagACTTTTAAACTGCTGTAAATTGCAGCATGCTCAAT CATGTTTGGTTCCATCTCGAGAAGCCTCCAGTGTCCGTGGCCCATCAATAGATGAGCGCAG TGACGTGGAGATTGGTTTGACTTCAGATGGAAGTACCGTGGTGTGTTACCATCCGTCTGTGGACATTCCATATGAGCTCACCCAT CCTGTAGAGAGGCCAGACCCGGTTAGCAGCATGCCTGAGAACCATGACCAGGTTCTGAAGGCCCACCTGAGTAAGGAGGTGCTGAGGGACAAACAGGGTCCCACCATAGAGGAACTGAGCAAGATGTTTTACACCACCAAACACCGCTGGTATCCAGTAGGACA GTACCACATGAGACGCATTAAGAAGGATCCTCCAAAGGACAGATAA